The Setaria viridis chromosome 9, Setaria_viridis_v4.0, whole genome shotgun sequence sequence TGCATGATTGGTAATTCGATCGCTTGGATTATACTGGCATGGTGTCAGTGTCAGGTCTGATGTTATGGGTTGTGGAACTTTTCACTGGAATCACTTTGCTAGGACGGCACAAATTCACTTGACATGATGATTTGGATGTCATTCATATCGAAATATAGCATGCTTTTGCTCTTAGCTATTGCAATGAAACATGATTGTGTGTGTTTTATCCTGGTTTGCTTGCAAAAGTGAATATTTTCTCGCAGCTGATAGTAAATTAACTCATGCCAGACACGTTCATGCATGCCTTTCCTGATGCCAAAAAAGGGACTGCAAAGGAACATGAATTACAAAGGTTACGTGATGATGAGATTTGCAATTACCTGCCATATAACTAGGCAGGGCAATAGTACAGAACGCATTACAGTGAGGTGAAGTTTTTGAATCATGACAAGGCATTTTGGGCTGTGTACCTTGGTTACTAGTCACTTCAGTTACAAATCACTGGCATCATGATGATCTAGTTACCTGATTCATGAAATTTATCCCTTTAGCTTTTCCATGGCAATAAATTGTTAGTTTGTTCACGACTTGGGGTCAGTTTTATGAAGGGTTACACACATCTATTGTACAGGGGAAATTAGGCAGTACAATTTTTTGTCCAAGAAGCAACTCTAGTTTCCTACATGTTCCATGAATATTATTGCTTTCTGTGTTAAATAAACTGTTGAAATCTGTTTTTTTCCCTCCAAAGAATTATCGAAGTTTTGAGAACTTTGAGACATAAGATAGTACTCTTACCAGTTTCAACATGATAGTTCACATGCCATCTATCTCATGTTATCTGCAGCTGTATGGTATTTGCTACTGTGCACTGTAGCTAGGCGGTgctatatatatgcataaagCCATTGTTGGCAATAAGATATTCTAAACTTGTGTTAAGAAATAATTATTCATTCCCCCAACCACATTCGGCCACTTGGCTATGTAGCGAGTGACAGCATTCCACTGAAGCTAGTATCTTGAACCAAGGATTTGTGTTACTGTACTGACATATTAAAAAGCAGCTATGAAATTTTTGGGCTTATTTTACCCAACCAAAAACTAATATTATGCTACTCATATATTTACCAAATGTGATTTCAGGACTCATGAGTTGGTCATGTCAAGCTGGACCCACTGTAAAAAGCGATAGTCCTGTGTCTGCTAGGTTAGTgtattacaaaaaaaaatagtgaggATATGTATGTGGGCTGGATCCAAATCTGAAAATAATCCTGAATACAGAAACATGGATAGGGCATAATTCATTGAAAGGATAGCCATACACTTTCATTTTCTCTACATGCGGCGCGTGCGGGGAGGGTGCTGAGTAAAAGTCAATGTAAAGTGTAACACAAAATTTAACCAAAACTGTTTTGTTTATATTGTCTTCATTGTAATTGCAATAAGAAAACACACATCTTGAAGTTCAAACTTTTGTTCATTTCATGAAACAGTCTAGATGTGATGTCACTTTTACAGCAATTAAAATTTAAGCATGCAAATAGAAGGTTGtgggatttgtttttttttcattgaagGAATCGAAACATAGCAGAATTTGTGAAATCAGTAGTACTAATTCCTAAGAAACAAGACAGCACAAATATTTGTAACTGTATATGTTGTGACTATTCTGTCTGAAGCGCGACAATTGCCAAAGTGAGCTTAACTATTTTTGGTGTACCTAGGAACTGTGTGTTATTAAGAATTATTATTTCCTGCCCTCCCCTCCCCACTGCCCCATTAGGTCCGCCTTGTTAGATAGTTTGTCCTTCACTGCAGTGGCAGAGCTTGAGCTGAATACTAGCAGGGGCCAATGTCTAGAGAAAATGATGGAGCAGGCTCATTTTCAACTAGAAACAAAGTGCTAATAGAAGAAATtttgttggggggggggggggggggggggggggggggggggcagggccCACATTGGTCACAACAAAGCTCCGCCTCTGCTTCACTGCCTTCCCTTGTACATTTATAAATAAATGTCTAATATATATCAGTTTGGCATGTTTTTATGCAATAAAACATAAGTGCTTGATGGAATTTTACTTTATTGGTCTTCTGAGTTGCATTTAGCTGCTTTTATTCTTTACTTTGCCCCCACTACTCCCTGAAAGTGTTCATGTGCTtagtggtttttttttttggagaaaaaCAGTTTCGTTCCTGATCCTTTTCAAGTGACATATTATGGCAAAAGGTTGATGCTGTTTTGAATACTTTTTAATCTGTAAACATAGACAAAATGTTTGAGCCAACACATAATGACAAAGAATTTAATAAAAATGCTTGCCCAATCAAGAGATCAAATTTATTCTTTTGAATTGTTACATAAAAATAGTTAATGTCATGGTTTGTGGAACTGAGAACCGGTAGGTCATTTGTACATCTTGCGTTATTTACCATTGAGCATAAATATCTACTTTGATGATTTGCAGATTGCATGTCAGTGGTTATGTTACAAGTTTCGGCAGTCTTGAATGGGCAAAGACACATGATGCCGAGACGCAAACATCTCCAGTGGTTTCAGCTCTTGTTGATGGTGGTGCTATTTGTGTTGGGAAAACTGTTATTGATGAGATGGCCTACAGGTAAAATGATTTTTCCTGGATTCTCCTTGTCTCTTGCTGCTTCTATTTTTCATACATATAATGACAACAAATGTTCTTCACATTTACTAGGATTTATTTTTTAGCTGTCATTTGCCTGTTGTGTGTTTGACTTAATGCAAATAACTTCTTCAGTATCCATGGTGAGAATAAGCATTTTGATACACCAACAAATCCTGCTGCTCCGGAGCGAGTACCAGGCGGATGCTCAAGCGGATCAGCTGTTGCAGTTGCTGGTGGAATGGTAGATTTTGCCCTGGGtgagctttttttttcattagtaAATATATGCAGAATTTCTGGACAGCTTGTGCGTGTAACGTGCTTTCTTTATTTGAGAGACATCAGAAGTTTATTATTGGTGACTGCATGCACGGGCATTCAGTACTATGAGCAGCATGGGTAGCAAACTGAATCGTCtataagaaacaaaaaagaatacATTATTTGAAGTTTGATAAATGTTTGCATATACTTTTCATATTTGCCCTTTAATGTTCTCCTTTCATGACTATTATGGTGCTTCTGGTCCACTTGCTTTCACTGTACTTATCTGCAGCTCTCTTATTACTGGTCTTCTAGCTGTATTTTAATTTTACAAGAAGAACAGCTTCCGAGTAACACTCTGATCCTGATCCTAATACTGTGATGTTTTGCGATTCCTTCATGCACAGCCCTATATGCCCCTACAACTATCCTTTAACGTCCCAACCTGAACCGATAAAACTTAGTAATCTGGTTTTAGAGCCTTGGTTCCTACTGAAACTTTTTAAAGCTATGTTTGTCTATTCTTACTGTAGGCATCTTACAATGTTATTTTCATTTGTTTAATGCTAATAGAGAATAATATTGAAAAAAATTTGGTTTTCCAGGTATTGACTCAATTGGAGGAGTAAGGATACCAGGTGCTTATTGTGGTGTCTTGGCGTTCAGGCCTTCCCATGCTGTTTCCAGTGGTGGTGTCATTCCCGTTGCACCCAGCCTTGACACCATAGGTACTTGCTGCAAGTTTTTCTGAGTGTGGAACTTATGTATCTTGAATGTTGTGACCCCCCTTTCAGAGCTGAGCTCCGAATTCAGTCTTCTGAATTCGTCATActaaatattttatttcttcTATTACAGGCTGGTTTGCAAGGGATCCAAATGTGTTGCGTCGTGTTGGGCATCTCCTCCTTAGACTTCCTTATGCTGATATTCGCCCACCTAGACATTTTTACATAGCAGATGATTGCTTTGAACTTTCGAAGATACCTGCTAGAAGGCTTACTCAGGTGGTGACAAAATCTGTGGAGAAGCTTTTTGGAAGTATGTGTTCGCTTGTTCCAGTTTCCTTCATTATTTcaaagtttttttaaatattttcttGCAGTGAACGATTTTCTCGTTTATTTTCTCAGGACAAGTCACTCGTGTGAATCTTGAAAATTATTTGGCTTCAAAAATATCCAGCCTGAGGAACTATTCAAATGGGCATAAGAATGGGGATTCAAAGTTCCCTTCGTTGCTAGCACTTTGTAATGCCATGCGATCACTTCATAAGTATGTGTCTTTCTAGCACAAGCCATACTGTTGTTGCTAAAGAAATAAGGGTTAATGGTTGGATGTGCAACATTATTTGTACTATTCGGTCTATCTAGTAACTTATTTGAAGCTGGTCATAGGTTTCTTACACCAAACTgtgagggcctgtttggaaaGGTGTTTAGGATCCAAATACTTAAGATTTAGTTTGAACGTTAACTAAATTCTAAAAATTAGTCATAGGTTTCTAATACCAAACTgtgagggcctgtttggaaaGGTGTTTAGGATCCAAATACTTAAGATTTAGTTTGAACGTTAACTAAATTCTAAATATTTGTAGAGCACACATCTTCCATACAGGCCCTGAGCTGGGACTTCTTTACCTGCAGAGTTTAGTTGGAGATTCTGTGGTGTAAGATTGCAGATGCTCTAGTTCTCCATAATGATTGCAGATCTTGTCCATGTGCCCACCACATCAATGGTCATATCTATTATTACTTGATTGTATTAATGAGTAATCTGATAATTTTCAATTTATCAGTTGTTAGTGTATTGGTTAGATCTCTCTTTGTCCTACTGTAGCAATTTGGTGTCATACAATTTAGTAATTTTAATTCATAAATGGGTCCAGGCGTGAATTCAAAGATCAGCATATGGAGTGGATAAACTCAGTTAAGCCTGCTGTGGATGCTCGCATAGTCAGTAATTTGTCTGAGGATGGTGATTCAGATATTGACGCTTGCCAAGATGCAAGAAACAAAGCACGCTTAGCTCTAGGTGCACTTCTTAAGGTAACATTGATTTCATAATGAACTATTGTTTAGTCATGAGCTTGTGATAGTGCATGCtaacaatattacttaaaaaatgctGGCTAGATCTTTTTGCTGATTGCTTAGGACAGTTATATGTTAATTAGGCAGTTATACTGGATAATTATCATTTGAAAACCTTGGTATGGCTAATGTTTCTGGACTACCATAGGGAAGCAAATATTAGTGTCATAAGTTTTACAAATGCCATTTCCATTTCCTTGAAATTTTGTATCTCGTTCCTTGTGTATACAATGACAAAGTTGTCCTGGCAAGTGATAATGGTTGTTTCCCCACTAAACTAACTTTTGATGGTTATCACTAAACTAAATTTTGATGGTTACCAGAAAAATTATTTACTCAATTATGGATACTGGTGCTTGTCGCCAATACCCATGTATGTGTATTGTTGTCGTATATTCTTTATTACTTGTTCAGCTTTGAATCTGAAAAATGGCATGTTCTCTTAGTCACAAGCATGTGTAACT is a genomic window containing:
- the LOC117839136 gene encoding outer envelope protein 64, chloroplastic gives rise to the protein MASSGAAANLWVLLGLGIAGVLLAARRLRRSARPDHGAFIARLELLPPPQPPPPQAPHPLTGLCFAIADALHVSGYVTSFGSLEWAKTHDAETQTSPVVSALVDGGAICVGKTVIDEMAYSIHGENKHFDTPTNPAAPERVPGGCSSGSAVAVAGGMVDFALGIDSIGGVRIPGAYCGVLAFRPSHAVSSGGVIPVAPSLDTIGWFARDPNVLRRVGHLLLRLPYADIRPPRHFYIADDCFELSKIPARRLTQVVTKSVEKLFGRQVTRVNLENYLASKISSLRNYSNGHKNGDSKFPSLLALCNAMRSLHKREFKDQHMEWINSVKPAVDARIVSNLSEDGDSDIDACQDARNKARLALGALLKDDGILVIPTALGCPPKLNAKELSSESYNSQTLCLSSLASMSGCCQVSIPLGTHDKCPISVSFIARHGGDRFLLDTVQTMYATIQEQVEILAKSNVSSKQAMNEEAAETAKEKGNAAFKEKQWQKAVNLYTEAIKLNGKVATYYSNRAAAFLELTNYRQAEADCTNAIDLEPKSVKAYLRRGTAREMMGYYKEAVEDFNHALVLEPMNKTAGVAVNRLKKLFA